One genomic region from Mytilus trossulus isolate FHL-02 chromosome 9, PNRI_Mtr1.1.1.hap1, whole genome shotgun sequence encodes:
- the LOC134683827 gene encoding putative trypsin-6, with the protein MPAVTNAYCNSSYFLVDKRPLFEGAYSNFICLQDKDKDSCKGDSGGPVVCSNKLVGALSVGAYPCNGKLPSVHTKISPYLDWIKDKINTKNNKNQKDKKKNNNNKGNSEGKRKGKSEGKRKGKKNQNK; encoded by the exons ATGCCTGCTGTTACTAATGCATACTGTAATAGTAGTTACTTTTTGGTGGATAAGCGTCCGTTGTTTGAAGGGGCCTATTCCAACTTTATTTGTCTTCAAGACAAGGATAAGGATTCTTGTAAG gGTGATAGTGGTGGACCCGTGGTATGCAGTAATAAACTTGTAGGCGCACTATCAGTTGGTGCTTACCCCTGCAATGGAAAATTACCAAGTGTGCATACCAAAATTTCTCCTTACTTAGACTGGATTAAagacaaaattaatacaaaaaataacaagaatcaAAAGGacaagaaaaagaataataataataagggAAATTCAGAGGGAAAGAGGAAGGGAAAGTCAGAGGGAAagagaaagggaaagaaaaaccaaaacaaataa